The Garra rufa chromosome 20, GarRuf1.0, whole genome shotgun sequence genome contains the following window.
tctgctcgctccgccaaggcttcacgctctgtctgctccgcctagtctccttgctctgcctgcgccgccaagactccttgctctgcctgctccgccaagattccATGCTCTGCCTacaccgcctaggctccctgtcgtcTCTGATACTACCACGAcagccgttcctgaagttcctgtctgcccagtcacggctatggaggcagcGTACTCCTacgaactctctacttctctccttgctctgtctgcctcctctgccttgcccctcactgactgttgctgcttcctctgctgcttcgctggttatttactgtttgtctaccataaatacaagctcaggacacacacactctgcgaagtattgatttgctgttgcgaactttaccaagcgttttcccttgttCCCAGTTTCCTAGTTAATtcctgtcttgttttccagtttcagtcttagtcatagtttagccttgttccttgttttgtttcatcttttgttttctgttgtcactttggactgcccacttggattttgacccacgcctgtttttATTGGACTACTCTCTTGGATTATCTTTATTGTTGCTGTTTGCTGGtgatttcgaccctgtctgttcgaccacgatcttcataataaagccttgcatttggatcctcattcTCATCTCCGCCCTCCCGTTTGTAACAAATACACTGTATGTCAAAATTAtagctttttcttttatgccaaaatcattaggatattaagtaaagatcatgcttcattaagatgttttgtaaacttcctaccataaatatatcaaaacttaatttttgattagtaatatgcattgctaagaacttcatttggacaactttaaaggtgattttctcaatatttagattttttgcaccctccgattccacattttcaaatcgttgcatctcggccaaatattgtcctatcctaacaaaccacacatcaatggaaaactgatgtataaatctcaatttcaaaattgacctttatgactggttttgttctgttccagggtcacatataatctttAATGGCATAAATAATTCTGGACAGGTGGACCAATATGCAACATTAATATTTGACAAATAAGATAAGCATGGCTTCAAATGTCTTCATTTTGTTACTTGCATTGCCCATTTTTTTCCAACCACAGAATCAGGAGGAACTGTTCTTACCTTTAGGATTTTCACCACTACTTTCTCATTGTTTGTAATGTTGATTGCTTCAAACACTTCGCTGTACTTTCCTCTGCCTAACTTGCGGACCAGTTGAAAATCATCTTGATTgctggaaaatatataaaaataaagtgtTTAACAGCATTAAAGGTTTAGGTAAAGCATTAAAGACTAGGCTTCATTCATTTAATTGCCTCACCCattttttagattttcaatacATTTCAATATGTTATTACTCAGATGTAGCAaattgctgtcttattcagtttgtATTATGTTTTGAATTTAGGTTTAACGGTATTGAAAAGAGTATGTTtaccaccttaacgctacgtcattcttaagttgtaccttaagaagtaccttatcgttaatacgtgttttccgaaaccttcttagttaagtataccttctgtaagtcaaacgtaaggttggtctggagcgctcttagctacACCTTATCGCTGCTGAAggttcataccgctagtggccaccacgcaaaaagcttttttacatcgcagtttaattacacctagaaaattttatatgaacatttaatataaaatctgatttagtactaaatttacatttttactttactttaaaattttacacataaaatacttaagttgttatagcctacacccagtgtatggaagtgttttcattaataaagtttccatacactaatggttgttagcttttttaaTTACTATCCTAAGCCACATCAGCtggcgaaccatttgacagaaaaggcttaGGAGTCTATATgaagaaagatgagtttacacaaactttatagctatggcagcgagacagcgagtacttgttttaaatcgAAGACAGCGCCGTCCGCGGAGCGCAATAGCGTTTAATGCATACTCCAAAGTcaaattttgcgtgcatatgataagccaatccttcccattaacttcaatggagagagaacgcgtacaaataccacgcatcatcatATATATATCACCTATATAAAAGATGATGAGTGGTATTTgtacgcatcctctctccatcgataaatacagtttgtactatttctaaaacgcttctttataaaaaaacattgttttctcaatactcAATACCTATACCGTTGTGAAGGAAAGAGTGCACAATCGATCatcgaggcatcgatatcaacgttttcagcacctccaccatggacagcacctgctaaggtcgcacttaagaaggtttaccttaagcaacaTCCTAAGGTTAAGTGTaaggttttgtgtatcattgaacccccttagcaaccacccttagcaacgtaaacacagctgcagcagttagggactactttttacagcggaaggcagttaatgattttactttatgaaaacgtacaacttaatatatataaattaatatatattttagattttaatatttttattgtgtggtaaccgttttactttatgaaaacgtacaacttaatatatataaattaatatatattttgcaaAACACTAAACACTATTAAAGCAATAAGCTCATTTGTTTACCCACAAacaaaaatccaaaaaaaaaatctagcttAATTTTCGTTTTTtcgtttctcaaacaaaatgaataaataataataacaataacaataacaataataataataatagcttattatttttattttgttttgtttgagaNNNNNNNNNNNNNNNNNNNNNNNNNNNNNNNNNNNNNNNNNNNNNNNNNNNNNNNNNNNNNNNNNNNNNNNNNNNNNNNNNNNNNNNNNNNNNNNNNNNNNNNNNNNNNNNNNNNNNNNNNNNNNNNNNNNNNNNNNNNNNNNNNNNNNNNNNNNNNNNNNNNNNNNNNNNNNNNNNNNNNNNNNNNNNNNNNNNNNNNNNNNNNNNNNNNNNNNNNNNNNNNNNNNNNNNNNNNNNNNNNNNNNNNNNNNNNNNNNNNNNNNNNNNNNNNNNNNNNNNNNNNNNNNNNNNNNNNNNNNNNNNNNNNNNNNNNNNNNNNNNNNNNNNNNNNNNNNNNNNNNNNNNNNNNNNNNNNNNNNNNNNNNNNNNNNNNNNNNNNNNNNNNNNNNNNNNNNNNNNNNNNNNNNNNNNNNNNNNNNNNNNNNNNNNNNNNNNNNNNNNNNNNNNNNNNNNNNNNNNNNNNNNNNNNNNNNNNNNNNNNNNNNNNNNNNNNNNNNNNNTCCCATTTAGCCATGTTGCAGAGCCCACTTTGGACCCATTTtggcaggtggggcccaaatcgGTCTGACATGAATTGTCCAATTAAGACCCATGTAgtacccttacaggtcccacttTTAGTACGTCTGggcttccacggctggccccgatgtggatcccgggtgcaagcccataatggggcccacatttgccgcccatgaagccctcatctgggccccacatgtcattgctggctgggatgTTAATGTTTATTTCGGTTAAATTATACTATAGTgagatattataaatattattagcatgctttctGCATTTGAttacttattttgacattttttacttatttatattcttttgtatatatatatatatatatatatatatatatatatatatatatatatatatatatataaacattaacaGTAACATGATGCTTCCAGCATGTTTTAGAAATTCTGTAATTGTTCAGGTGCTGAAAAGAGCACATTTGCTTTATATGCTGTTTAATTCGGTTGATAATCTAAGCTCGGTCACTGCAGCAATGGTATGCACACATTTGACTGTGTCAACACAACTAACCACCTCACTGGCCACCTCAACGGCCACCTCTCCTCAGCACGCACAGTGCACAACAATGCATCTCTTTTGCTTTTTCACCAGCACTGATCTCATGAAGAAAACtcttaataataaaaatggttcaattTCTTTTTGACAATTATTTGTCTAGGAGGGTAAATTAATCTTCAAGAAAAACAACTCGCTTCTGAAAGAAATGCTGATCTGGCATGTGACTGTTTTGGATCAAGTTTACATTCTCTCAAGTTGGACAAGTTTAATTCTCTCCAGTTTAATTTGGAGCAAGTCGGCCAAGCAGTTTATCCTCTACTGTAAACGGTCGCTGAATTGCAGTCTTTAAATCTCCAGGAATTTCAAGACATTCATCATCACAACTGAGGTGGCAAGTTGTTGTTTTGGTCTATTAATATCTGGATACATTTCTGCAATTATGTCTTCTCCTGGTAAGACAGGGACAGTTTCAAGCTCAGCAAGAAGACTTTCACGAACAAAAAGCAAGAAAAAACATTTCGTACATCAAAAGGTGGAGGTATTCTGGGCCAGCGACCCCATCCTGACTGTGTTTATGTGGGGCATCAATCACACGGTATGTTACTCCAAACCTATATTctatatctgaaaaaaaaaaaaatctactgtatTTTTCTTTCCTGTAGTGCTTGAATATTATATATTGTCTAACTGCTTAGGTATAatgcacattttttatttttgttgttatgtCTTTGAGAGAATGGCTgtcattaattaatattaacagcAACATCAACCATTACAATTTTTCAGCCTTTCTTAACCAGTTTTTAATCTTTGCAGATAAATGACCTCTTTCAAGTGCCTATGCCAGTTATGCTACTTCCAGATGACTTCAAAGCCAACATAAAAATGAAAGTCAACAACCATTTATTCAACAAGTATGGTATATCAAATACACTCTGAAACAAACACTTTCTGATGAAAATAACTATATATAAAGAACTTTTGACTAACAGACAAATAGCAATGTCTGTTTTACTACATTCAGTACAGATGATTGATGTATGAATGACTATTCGTGTAGACTATTTAGTGCAGTATAAAAGCTGAAAAGTGATGGATAAAGTTTGCTACATATACAAAGATACATGTAAAATACTTATGTAGTttgaataattttgactttttcaaatCATAGTCTCAATCTCATACTCATAGTCAGAGTTTTACATGGCTGCATTTTAAAATGCACAAAGCTCTTAAAACTCATAATCTGCCCTGGTATGGAGACAGTGGTGGGGGTTGCTGGCAAATAGTCCAAACTTGTGACCTCACTGAAATGCAACTTTAGTCACAGTTCCTATCATTAGCAAAAACATGAGAACAACAATTATTTCTTATTCAAATATATGTGATTGTGTGTGTGGTTTCTGCAGTaaacatgaagatgaactaaataataactttatttaactttttaaagatatGTGCGTTAAGGTGTGTTTATACTTTGCAGATTCGGTTTAATTAAAACAAACTttggtgcaattgctctgttagtgcagttcatttgaaTAAGAGTGAACAATGGCATTCAAACCTCAGCGCGCACCAAACAAGTAGACAAGGCCCACCTTACGTACCAACATTAATACCACCATATGTACCATATGCGCACAAATTTAGCCCAGCACACAGTATTATTTTGGATGTTCCATATGTTCTGTCACAAAATATACCTCATAAAACCTGTCCAGTCAGGAGGTAACCTTATCCTTATTACTTTTGTTTTGTATCTTTAGGTTCAGTGTAAATTATAGTAAATCATAGGACTAAATGTAACATTTAGAACTTGaactgtaaaaataattttccttttaatattttatttccgtactgtaaatagaaataataataattatgtgtGCTCTTTTCAATGTTAAATTccatgtttgtttatttgtaaattttcaGGGAAAACCTCCCTGGACATTTTAAGTTTAAGGAGTACTGCCCACTGGTGTTCCGGAATCTAAGAGAGCGATTTGGAGTTGAACATCAGGATTATCTGGTATGAATTTTTTGTACAGTTTAGGTCTGATTGTATTAAAAGCTGAAAGCTTCCTGTGTTATTTTTTAACGTAGTTCTCAACTGTACTTTATCTGTACTTTAAAAAGTCACATATAAGTCAACATTAAGGTTAAACATCACAAATATGCCACACAATATTTTGCAGTGAGTTTGTAAAAACTTTGCAGAAAGCCTCTCTTTTGCATTATTTGCATAAAGAAGGTCAGGTAGGCCTACAATACAAACTTTTTTAGGTCACATGTGCTCAACTACATTTGAATGGTGGCCATCATTTGCTTTTTTGTTTGCATGAGGCACTTGCCAATGTATTCTGCATAATGTATGTCTGCTTTTAAAATATGCcaactattaaataaataaacaataaaatacttCAGATTAAAATGAAACAGACTATAATGTTGACTTGTAAAGACTTGTAAAGGTCTGTTCCTGGTTGCAGTGGctataaagaaataaaatcatCACTCAAATGGACTTAACGTACCAATAGTGTTATTCCACCAAAACAAGTCAGAGTTCAGTCAGAGTGTGCAGTCATTACAAAATCACTGTTTATCGCTGTGTACTTCCGGAAAAATATCTATTGCCAAATGCTGAGGATTTGTTTGCCACCCTAGCAGAAGGCGAAGTATTTAGCAAACTGGATTTGTTATTCACATACCAACAGTTGTTTTTAGATCTTGAGTCTGGACAATATCTGACAATCAGCGCTCACAAGGGTCTTTTCTACTATCACTCCCTGGCCCACAGTGTTTCAACGGCTTGTTTTTCAACACACTATGAACTACATAATGAAAAGCATCAATCAATGTGGTGTGCACTATGGTGTTATAAAGCAGATCTTGTTGTCAGTACAGTAGTAAAACTGCTAGATGTGTTGGGTAGACTTGAGAAGCATGGAGTGAAGATTAAATGTACAAAGTATGCTTTCCTCTAAGACTCTAGAATACAGAGACTGATGCTCAGGGCTGCATTCTACTGAAAAGAAGGGGTAGGTTTTAAGATTATTATATTACTACAGTAAGCTTGCGACCAACCTTTTTACATTGCTGAATGTGAAGAGTAACAAATAACAACTACTGAACAATAGATGGCTTGCACGTTACAAAATCTCCTCAACTTGCCTGTGATGCCTCTCTGTAAGGCGTGGACACAGTCCTTTCCTTATGGCCTACCCTCGAGAGAGAATTAAACGATTGTATAACATATGGAGTAACTGCCTGTCTTTGTAAAAGACAATTTGGAGAAGACCAGATGCAACCCGATCCTGTCAAAAATCTTGGATCCCACACTGAAGTTTATATCAAGACCTCAAACCTTCTTATAAAAAAAAGGTCCACAAATGAAGGACGTGTTCTTTGGGGATCACAGGTGGTCATGCTACCTTAGCACAGGAACGGATCCAATCCACAAATAGTCATGGGACACAGCACCATGGGAGAAAATACATGGGTTACATAGAGGTCAACAAGCAGCATTTCCTGGTGCTGATACATGTCCATTTAATGGATCAAAATCCTTCCTACACTTTTAAGAAATCTCGCTGCATCATATGGTCCTTGTTTCAGACAATGACcctcattttattatttaaacactTTCTTATGGGAAATGGAGTTACTAATGCTTTGTCACCGCTACAACATCTGGCTTCAACTGCTGCAGCTGAAAGGGCTTTGCAAACTTTTAGGAAGACATAAACTTGGCTGCAGTCTCAGTCAATGTCTCCTAGCCAATGGCTACCCTGTTTTTTGTTCACATAGAGAAATACACCACAAACTGTAATGGAACACACAACAGCAGAACTGTTCCTGAAACATCAACCAAGCGCTTGTCCTTTATTGCTCAAACCTGATGTGTCGGATGTTGTATCTTGCAACAGCAAAAAACTTGTCATAATCAATCAAAGTTACTTTAGACATTCAGTCTGGAGAGAGGGTGTTAGTGTGAAACTTTAGACATCCTCAGAAGGTCTGGATACTAGGCATTATTCAGCTGTGTTTTTACTGTGGAGATACACTGCGTTTTGTGTGAACCTTCACTTCAAGGTACCTTCGCCTGCGTGTTCCAAATTGGTAAGGACCTTCTGCGCTCATTTGAGGGCCTCATTTGCATGTTCCAGATTGGTAGGACCCTATTGCTGCTCCAGGGTATCAATTTCCCACATCACTTAGTGTTCAAGGATTCTGAGCCCTTTCCCACTGTATTGCTATCCAGCGCAATCAGTGGAAGATGTCACCACCATTGGACTGCTCActtaatgatgttttattaacaaggtttggGAGGAGCACAATCAGATAATCAATCTATTTGGCACAGGTGTAACTCGTTTAGCCAATCATCGAATTAACGCATCATATATATATAGCCAGCcatcttacctccatccagcgacagtttcttggcattccTCCTAAACCccaactccccacttctaatctgtttctatcccAAACTAGggagggggagttctctgggtccggcctgtattccgggcccggaacccttccccaggacagcacgccaaaatatgcttattacttgctcaagcagattagatgtaagggcgaactcgtgaaaccaCTTATAATGTAATCTTGCATCACCCTGAACGATTTTTGATTGACTTTAATGTGCTGTTTTCAAATTTCTATATGTGTGTTTCAGGTTTCTCTTACACGTAGTCCCCCAGCAAAGGATGGCAAGAGTCAGGAAGCAGGACTGGTGTTGACATCATATGACCGTACACTAATTGTCAAGCAAATCTCTAGTGAGGAGGTGGAGGACATGCACAGCATTCTTTCAGAATACCACCAGGTATTGACTAATGTTTCATAAGACAAGTTGTTTAGGTAAATGTAACTTTTGTTGAATGCAGTCtcttgaatacatttaaaaattagccagaaataaaaataattaaataatcctCACTATCATGCCAAAACCATATGATATTCTttctgcaaaaataaataaataaataaagtactgATTTCCCTTTTCCATACAATTACGATGACTGGCAATTTATCCTTAAAGTAGTACCTACAGTACATGCACTGTAAAGTCTTTTGAAGGTTAATGTTTTGCTTAATGAAAATGTTATTGTTAAAGTTGTTATTCCCCAATAAATTCATAGAACTGTTAACTACAACTATATTGTTACActgatgcaaaaaataaaaatgtacacatgctCTGAACCATGTGTAAAGGTTTCCCAAGTTTAGGTAGGCTttaagatatttattttaaacttatttaGCTTCCTGGCTACAGTGAGGGGACATACAACAATGTACACTTGTTATCTCCAGTGCTTCAGGCTTTGTCTGAGCATTCTGCCAGTCCTCTTGTTTCTCTGTTTGCTGCATATCCATGCATCCTTATGTCCTGTCTATGTAACATCTAACTACTTCATGTCATGctactttaaaaaaatgaattgaaagggttttttttatgtttgtgctGCTAAATTTATTGAGATATATCCAGATAAAGCAATTTACGGAACCTAAACAGGCCAGTACCTTTTATTCTCTTTTCTCTCATAAAAACAACTTTTTCACCTTTTTTTCCCTCAGCACATCGTAACATGTCATGGTAGCACACTACTTCCCCAGTTCCTTGGCTTGTACCGTGTTACTCTGGACAATGAAGACACATACCTTTTAGTCATGAGGAATATGTTCAGCCACCGACTAACTGTCCACAGGAAATATGACCTCAAGGTAGATAAAATTCATTCTTTATTCATTGTCTACACTTTTAATTACTATTTAATGAATTTCTCATTGAGATGTCATGGTGAGGAATTATTGTTAACAGTTTGTTATACTGTACAACTTCAGTGAAGAAGTGAAATGATCACTAATAGACTTGTTTTGTTATGCTGACTAGACATGTATAAAAGTTATTGATTTTCAGTCAACTTGCACATCAAAGGCAATCTATtaaatttacttaatatttttttaataataatttgtagcATTACTGTTTCATATTCACATAGAACAGCTATTATTTTGTAAggattattaattattgttatgcAAAAAATATATGGCACAGGAATATTTCATTTTATAGGGGTCATTGGTTTCTCGAGAAGCAAGTGATAAAGAGAAGGTAAGAACACTAAACCACTATATACCACAAAAATCATGTTGAGTTTGTCCAGAATATTTACATTAATGTTCCTCATAAACATAGTCTGCTCTTGCTTACAGCAAAGTTTAGAAATATACAAATAACAACAAGTGTTCCATTTCCAGGGAATGCATGTACTGATAAAGTATTTTTGTAAGCTAATGTATATaagttaatttttatattattaagtaTTTGTCACAGTTTTTCaaagaaaattttaaaatgaTCATGTTAACATACTGTGAGACAATTTCCTAAATCTTACTGTGAATAATTTTTGAAAAAcatccatacacacacacacacaaaaaaaagtgcTCTTCAATCCGTCCTGCTTTATAAATTACACATCATTTTAAAATCATGCATACATGAATGAGCAGTTCAACTTGACCCACAGAACACCCACAGGAATTCATATATGGTTTGACAGCATCCTTATATGGTTTGGATGCAATATAAAGAATAGGTAAAACCAGAAAATTAATACTGAATTCTTCTTAATGGCAAGTGAACTGGGACAAcagactgaaaaaaacaaaacaaaaaacaaaacaaaaaaacggacagattatttatttatttttttatcagacGTAGTGGCATCAGTGGTAAAACAACTGTAAATGTGTTGCTTGGAAAGTTGTAccaattgtgtgtgtgtgagtgtgtgtgtgtgtgtgtgtgtgtgtgtgtgtagtcaagcccgaaattattaatATCCCTGGCaagttctgacttaaagttactttccCTTACAGGAACATtgagctgcgtcgaaacgctatgGGAATGCCTTCAGCGTGAGAACAtcctgaatcatgtgtgcaactaGTCCAATAGGAGTGTGAGACGTCACAGGTgtcatgacgtcaccgaccaggaagtataagagCACGTACGGTGAAACACAGCGCTTGCTTCTGTCGTTTCagcaagcgctctgtgtctgtgtgtgtgatcGCTCTCTGTTTTGTGTTTAGCTTTTGTTTAGAGAGCGATGTCTAAGTCCTACGAGCAAAAAGATAAGCAGCAGCACTACAAGCTGTGTGTGCCTCCTTGCACTCGCTTTATTAGTGAGGACACACACAGCTTGTGTGTTGCTTGCATGGGTGCGCAGCATGCGGCATCAGCTCTCGAGGGGGCTGATTGCCCGCATTGTTTGCATTGTTTGCGCATGCCACTGCTCTCTTTGAGAAGGGAGTCTTCactagcgttcctcgcgggtctggtcccGCTTCCACTGAGGCGGGGCAGCGACTGCACTCGTGGGGTTTGCAGTTAGATCTAGCAGAGGGAATAgagacgggcgagtccctatctCTTTCCTCACCTGCTAGATCTGCCGCCTTTTCTTTGGGTtcggaagcccgctctgcggtttcttccccccaggGAGAAGGCTCTGCACTTCTCCTCTCTtactccgaggaggttgatgtggagggtGTTGAGGACGAAGCACTCCAGAAGCCCTGATGGTTGTGGCCCAGGGCTAAGGAggacagtcccctctggggaagagcggttaacacctcattatacggtgcccgtctctcctcagtgtccTCAGGGGGTTCGctctgccaaccctgccacctctggtgtttcagggcgcagcggtccccAGCGAGCATATCTCTCAGTCACCACCCGATCTCGTAGCGGCGCTAAGAGGCTCGCGACCTCTTCAGAGGTCCCTCAAACAGTTAGCTGGGTCATGCAGTCCCCAGTTTTGGGACCCCCAGCTAGCCGTTTCTCTAAatccagtctcgagaggctgactcccttagtagactttttggcagcgtggaaacttctgccaaacgTCTTtcagtgggtcctgcgtactgtagaaagaGGCTACCGCATTCAGTTCAGTTTACCTCCTCCCTCTTTCAGCGGGGTTTTTCCCACCGCTGTGggtcccgagcaggctctggttatggaacaggaagtaaacatTCTCctggggaaggaggccatcgaggtggtccctcctcaagagcGAGAGTCCGGATTCTACAGCCGGAACTTCATTGTTCCGAAATGGGCTGAGGCCCATTTTAGACCTGCGCTTACTAAATTGTTCGGTCATGCGCCTCAAGTTCAAAATGCTGACAGTGAAACAAGTGGTCTCAcacatcaggtccgaggactggtttgtgaccaTAGATCTCAATGACGCCTACTTTCaagtctccatccttcctcaacacaggaagttcctgaggtttgctttcaggggcaaagtataccaatatcgggttcttcctttcggccttgtactctcaccccgcactttcacgaagtgtgtggatgcagctctggctcctctgcgactccaggacatccgcatactcaactatatcgacgattggctgattttggCCCAATCAGAACAGATGGCgtttcaacatcgagatgttgttctgtcacataTGAAAatgctggggttaagactaaatgccaagaaaagtgtgttttctccattacagagaaccacctATCTCGGTGTGGTGTGGGATtcaaccacgatgcgggcacatcTGTCCCCCGCAtctgtcactcactgtaaagcagtttcaaaaactgctgggtctgatggcagctgcgtccaacgtgattccttttggcctgctgtacatgagacccttaTAGTGGTGGCTCAAagccaaggggttctccccgaggggaaaccaacttcgcatgatcaaggtcacgtggcgatgctttcgtgccttagacatgtggaggaagcCTTGGTTCTTGACTCAtggcccagtgctgggagctccttgtcgccgcgtcccGCTTGCGACAGATGTATCCCTCACTGGTTGGGGAGTGGTCATGAGTGTCCGCTCGGCCCGCGGTCTGTGGAGGGACCATCATCTCacgtggcacatcaactgcctggagatgatggccgtgtttcaggctctga
Protein-coding sequences here:
- the pip4k2cb gene encoding phosphatidylinositol 5-phosphate 4-kinase type-2 gamma isoform X2 — protein: MSSPGKTGTVSSSARRLSRTKSKKKHFVHQKVEVFWASDPILTVFMWGINHTINDLFQVPMPVMLLPDDFKANIKMKVNNHLFNKENLPGHFKFKEYCPLVFRNLRERFGVEHQDYLVSLTRSPPAKDGKSQEAGLVLTSYDRTLIVKQISSEEVEDMHSILSEYHQHIVTCHGSTLLPQFLGLYRVTLDNEDTYLLVMRNMFSHRLTVHRKYDLKGSLVSREASDKEKVKELPTFKDVDFRNNMQRVYISEEEKEKLLDKLNRDVEFLVHLKIMDYSLLLGIHDVGRAEQEEAEEMKDSLSEEEEDSENDLSLAVVGSFGTSPEGIAGYMSSYKPLGPGEFDPYVDVYAIQSAVGALHREVYFMGLINILSQYDTKKKAAHAAKTVKHGAGAEISIVHPEQYGKRFREFIANIFA
- the pip4k2cb gene encoding phosphatidylinositol 5-phosphate 4-kinase type-2 gamma isoform X1, whose translation is MSSPGKTGTVSSSARRLSRTKSKKKHFVHQKVEVFWASDPILTVFMWGINHTINDLFQVPMPVMLLPDDFKANIKMKVNNHLFNKENLPGHFKFKEYCPLVFRNLRERFGVEHQDYLVSLTRSPPAKDGKSQEAGLVLTSYDRTLIVKQISSEEVEDMHSILSEYHQHIVTCHGSTLLPQFLGLYRVTLDNEDTYLLVMRNMFSHRLTVHRKYDLKVKELPTFKDVDFRNNMQRVYISEEEKEKLLDKLNRDVEFLVHLKIMDYSLLLGIHDVGRAEQEEAEEMKDSLSEEEEDSENDLSLAVVGSFGTSPEGIAGYMSSYKPLGPGEFDPYVDVYAIQSAVGALHREVYFMGLINILSQYDTKKKAAHAAKTVKHGAGAEISIVHPEQYGKRFREFIANIFA